The Erpetoichthys calabaricus chromosome 5, fErpCal1.3, whole genome shotgun sequence genome has a segment encoding these proteins:
- the LOC114651915 gene encoding uncharacterized protein LOC114651915 produces MSQDIREVVLSILPSLSNESLTSLLERLEELGVESREDLAFVQEKDLEKYIRPIQCRKLLNSIKNEGLVTVQSELDATASSSLSSRPVSTPLIQSSNYPSTSNSSVSSFPHPGRPWYAEFQVNWNRMPAAIQKAVANQTRPSPGDRKDMVKAVVDQMLEHDLNPTRAMCHSVVRRIVREYPKSFADVGKKGDMVGEGCHSLLQQIKTRVEYKNRKNTLARQRRERRSHTNAAGEARGPVDQYGCVTWCPVELPAGETEASLDDMKMQLLKIFSELGMSGAEKAEPLMEKTYILQRRYLNGVPAPHIAQVQKEWPFLFSQRCLFSHFKLLTDISILSKLQEALDNKGSTIIKFCQELSHHSGIKDVLSKFEPEVSVKAACVLLLLMAYFKEPKDAILLQADTCATGADVQRTMMLPSTPRLIIQDDMMKPKAWMLSIEGQVVMGPHHDFVNGIATIFASYYNLNLQYPDDASSTLEFIQRCFLGINPESGSKSKKKHGHINQQVCTLLRKLIDFEWMSM; encoded by the exons ATGAGTCAAGACATAAGGGAAGTGGTGCTATCTATCTTGCCAAGCCTCTCAAATGAATCCTTAACATCTCTTCTTGAACGGTTAGAAGAGCTTGGTGTGGAAAGCAGGGAAGACCTTGCTTTTGTACAAGAGAAGGATCTGGAGAAATACATTAGGCCAATCCAGTGTCGCAAACTGTTAAACAGCATTAAAAATGaag GACTTGTAACAGTTCAAAGTGAACTGGATGCTACTGCCTCTTCATCCCTCTCATCAAGACCTGTGAGCACTCCACTCATCCAATCTTCTAACTACCCAAGCACTTCAAACTCCTCTGTTTCTTCATTCCCACATCCTGGCAGGCCATGGTATGCAGAGTTCCAAGTCAATTGGAATAGGATGCCAGCAGCAATTCAAAAAGCAGTGGCAAATCAAACAAGACCATCACCAGGGGACAGAAAAGATATGGTGAAAGCAGTGGTGGATCAGATGCTTGAACACGATCTTAACCCAACTAGAGCAATGTGTCACAGCGTAGTCCGACGAATTGTAAGGGAATACCCAAAAAGTTTTGCGGATGTTGGAAAAAAAGGAGACATGGTTGGAGAGGGCTGCCACTCTCTTCTTcagcaaattaaaacaagagtggaatataaaaacagaaaaaatactctTGCAAGGCAACGCAGAGAGAGAAGGTCCCACACTAATGCAGCAGGGGAGGCAAGAGGCCCTGTAGATCAGTATGGATGTGTGACGTGGTGTCCTGTAGAACTGCCAGCTGGAGAAACGGAGGCATCATTAGATGACATGAAAATGCAGCTACTTAAAATCTTCTCAGAGTTAGGGATGAGTGGAGCAGAAAAAGCTGAACCTCTTATGGAGAAGACCTATATCCTCCAGCGCCGATACCTTAATGGAGTGCCTGCACCACACATTGCACAAGTTCAGAAGGAATGGCCTTTCCTTTTCTCTCAAAGATGTCTTTTCTCCCACTTTAAGCTTCTAACAGACATCTCTATCCTCAGCAAGCTGCAAGAGGCACTGGACAATAAAGGCAGTACAATTATAAAGTTCTGCCAGGAACTAAGCCATCATTCAGGAATTAAGGATGTCCTGTCTAAGTTTGAACCAGAGGTTTCAGTTAAGGCTGCATgtgtccttctcctcctgatggcatACTTTAAAGAGCCCAAGGATGCAATCCTACTTCAAGCAGAT ACATGTGCCACAGGCGCTGATGTTCAGAGGACAATGATGCTACCAAGCACTCCCCGCTTGATTATACAAG ATGACATGATGAAGCCTAAAGCCTGGATGTTGTCAATTGAAGGACAAGTGGTCATGGGACCACATCATGACTTTGTCAATGGTATTGCTACAATCTTCGCAAGTTATTACAACCTTAACTTGCAGTATCCTGACGATGCCTCATCCACATTGGAGTTTATCCAAAG GTGTTTTTTGGGTATTAACCCAGAGTCGGgctcaaaatcaaaaaagaaacacGGACACATCAACCAACAAGTCTGCACACTTCTGAGGAAACTAATTGATTTTGAATGGATGTCAATGTAG